The DNA window gtttcgaccagtctggtcttaGTCAGGTGTAGGACACCTACTCCTGACAAAGACCAAACTGATGGAAACGTTGTGtttaataaactgggagcagcaacagtgtgcggaccttctttcttttcttgtttcatcgtgtttaagtccggcacctgttttatctggatgtCTCCAATACGTTACTATCTCCTCATATGTATCCTGCATTTCCTGTGTTCTTAAGCTAATAATATTTCTGTTCAATTGTACCACTCCTAGCCGCTGTTGGCCAGAGAATAAAGTGGCGTAAAAGGCATACTTTTACATTGTGCTGCTGTGTCATAGGTGTGTTCACCGCACCTGTGAAAGGTGTCTACTTCTTCACCTTCAGTGGCCATAGTCTCACCTCAAAGGCCATGGGCCTCCAGCTGATGAAGAACGGCGAGCCGGTGGTGATGATCTACAACCACATCGACGAACCTGGACGATACATCGCCGCAAGCAATGCAATGAATCTGGAGCTAGAGAAAGGGGATTCTGTGTACGTGAAGCTCTTGAAAAACACCTGGATGGTTGATAATAATAACAACCACAGCACTTTTGTTGGTCAATTGCTGTTTGAGGAtcacacacaaagataaaaaTCAGATGTGCCCATAATTTGTCCTTACAACAATTCAGGAATTGTCAATTAAATGCTAGATATCAGATGCTTGCATGTAATGCAGACTCTATGGAATGACCATTCGGGTACTATGTCATTCTTTAACACATTAACCTTTTTAATCAGTTAGGCCTATACAATGTCAGTGTTGTGCATTCTTTTTTCTGTTTGAATCCTTTTCCTGACACTGTTTATTGCCTTAAATATAAGTAATAAAACATCTTGTATGACAACATCtgtttttttatccttttttaaCTACTGTTGTTACAGTGACATTGATAGAAGCCCTTTAATTCTGTTTAACATTATAAACGTGTACAATGTGAACAATTATGCTGGCATTACATTTAGATATAATCAGGGCTCTGCAGACAACCGGCCACGTGCTGATGAAAtgagtagaaaagaccaacttatgaGCCACTTTGACTTACTTGAGCCAAGGCCCTACATTTTGACCATcagtgccatctggggggagaaatgttcacaatgtctTTTTACAAGGTATATCTCCCCACTACTAGAAAAGGCCCATTTTGGTGGCCCATCAGTTGTATATCTGGTTGGTGGTTTTGCCACTATTCTATTATATaaagtggcggaacaattgcacacaaggtACACAGGGCCCTGGGCAAGACACTAATAAggcccccccatacggcctgccgaGGTCACATTAATAGTAGTAGccccgtttatactgcaggccattgGTCCAGGAACTTAgccccaggaacttaagcccagcccctgtaccagtttataccgCCTTTTTCTCACAAAATCATGGCTAAAATGTCTGCTTttgtttatctctgtggcatgaaagaacaccaaggacacaaaatttgATAGTCGGGGCACTCTGcggattcagaaaatgtataatataccCATACAATTATTTCGTATATGTTTGTGCAGagccttaaatttgacttgtacagcaaaagtcttcaaaatagtagTCAATATGCAGGTCATCAGCTGGACATATTAGGCCTTTTTCCTGCCAAAGTTTGTGCTTGGcatcactggaaaggggacctttcaggctttcattcaAGACCAATAATTAATCTGTCTGACGTACACAGAGGCCACAACACTTCATTAAATCAGAAATAATATTATCAAATGTCACCTAAGCTGTGTGCTTTCTTTTGTTTCCGTGGGAAAATGTCAAGGACACAAAAACCAAACATATCTACTCGAGGCACTCTGTTAATTCAGACAATGTCTACGTTTATATGAGacacttaattcagaattaactcactttaattctgaataaagcttaatttcgctttgaaaacatcatgtaaacacttaacgATTCGAAATtggctgtatttagatttttttgtgagtgaacaacaaatgtaagcggttatacagtatatgttgttaacaggtcactaatcattgtgtcaaagtgaaatttctttaatgttgtcctatgaaaagatattcttacaaatctgcaaaaatgtgaggggtgtactcaaaATCTAGACgtccctagtgaccagaaattgaattgcgggaattaacaaaaagaaggcagaaagacttagtgTGTAACTTAGTCaaatgttcggtaacactttattttagggatacatctattagccctaatacatacaatattaatgcctgtgtaagtaacttgtaaggcatgtactaagcaaaataagaccgTTGTTAAGCAtgcattcacaaatgtcttgttcatgcccaattagggatttattactaatataaccttagtaaggaccagtaagcctatatttctatttattagtaagtagtaagtggcagaattcaatgtgtataagctcccgacacactgtgtgaacaaaccctgaacagtgtgaaaacagatgcggaataagggtccctattctaaagtgatgcattggtcagcccagattgctcagggcctccgcactaccaaagtccccctcgttacctagggcccccacactacccagGCCCGTGCTACTTAGCCCCCACAATCGACAAactgtaagggtatattaaataagtATTCACTAAGGaactgagtcatctagtttcctGTTTTTCACACCTTTGTGTGAAAGGTAACAGGAgctattatatagcaaggattgaacgtacacttctcGATGGCGGTGGATtggtgaaatgtaatttttttcatgtaccacttagtttaaattgtaaaaaccccaaaaataaatgcagaacattagaataatagttttgaagcaaaacgaatctattcttttgtgataattaagttaatgtttgaaaatattagcttcaagaagtgcagtgcatgatgggtacgcaatctaggccaacagacaacctacccagctctgagcctacgttcttagctcctcccctcactcgtgaaatttagatgctatccaaacaatttgccatgtacgtaacaacagaaatattatcattgctgcattggccatgcattgcatttctgactaagggcgtacccatcatgcactgcactttttggagctaagtttctcaaacattaacttatttatcacaaaggaatagcttagtttcgcttccaaactattactcatcgttatattctgcatttattgtagggtttttacaattaaaactaattggtgtatgaaaaaatgacatctcaccacccaccgtcattgagaagtttacgtccaatccttgctatataatacTTCCAATTACCCTCTAATGTGTTGAGAAGAAGATGTGAGGTCAATGTACCTGGTGAGACCAATTCAGATTCTGCAACATTCTTACATTTTGCCTCCCGGGGGCGGAGTGTGGGTAGAGTGAGGTcccttggtagtgtgggggccctaggtagtgcgggggccctaagccatatgggctgagcaatgcatcactttagaatagggacccttattccacacctgttttcacactgttcagggtttgttcacacaatgtaccaggagcttatacacattgtattctgacccttactgcttactcataaatagaaatctaggtctactaggtccttactaaggttatattggtaataaatccctaattgggcataaacaagacatttgtgaatacatgcttaacaactgtcttattttgtttagtacatgccttacaagttacttacacaggcattaatattgtatgtattagtgctaatagatgtactgTATCCCTAAAATTCCTTGACGgaggtctgtactctctgagtgcttctagtttaaaaatatatatatattattatatgcaGTCCCTTTGTTGAATGAACTTTCAAAATGTCACATTTTCAAGCAGGAATCTGTGTTCTGTGTGATCCTGGCCCGACACTagagttgccaactgtcaatgaaaaaaatacaggacaCTTCATGGTTGCAGGGGTCCTCCCACAGAATTACAAAAaatcttagatgtcatttcctgcatgttaatgtcccgtgtcccgtttcagctcaatacagaaggaacatgtacttttatttctaaatattggacgattccgtatttcaagggacagttggcaaccctacccgACACCACTATTCATAGACCCCCTGGAAACATGCCacaggccagtggttcccaaactttcagcgctgacccccttttggacttagtcttagcctagcaatggatttctagcaatattagcggacaagcTATTAATGGAaattctagcaatattaatggacaaaaaaatgtgtgtatcTATCACGTTCATTAatgccatggccgtagccacatataaGGTAAGGGAGTTCCGGACCTCCCTAATGTTTAGAGAAaatgatatatttttttaatctcagtttttgcatacatatttttgcatgtttttagtagtttatttccagaattgatgttgcccattcacaaaagttaatattccacgaatacttaccaccaccatcaaattctaagtattcattatgactgggaaaattgcacttttcatacatgaaaaaggggatcttctccattgtccgccattttgaatttccagaaataggtattttcagctgcaaattttggtattttggtcatactagtaaatattagtttattatttagcaaatactaagaccaaatttggcagaagacagcacggtttcaatgagcagcatagtagttgcaatagatactctgggcaccatcctacacagtgcacctttaaaaaaaattcagCGAGTTGCGTGCGCActgtggacctcccttatttcaaactcctggctacggctaTGATTAATGCGTGTCATGTTTCCTTGCTGCAGGCTGGCATGCTGGGTCAGAGAGCATTCCATGTCAATCAATCATATTAATCTCTTCTTTGGAATCCTCAGGGTTCTTTGGAATCATCAGTTTTCTTCCACAGAATCAGAGACCTGAGCTCAATTGAACCgaggccaaagtgtgtgtgtttgcagggctgaattaagatgacctggggtccctaggctatagGTTTCTAAGGGCCGCCCtcgaaggcaaattttgcgacaaatttacatagacagtctcATAATtacaaactagattgcattctcacagaaaatgctgaaagtGCTTTgcttaggcttaaaaccaaacaacgATTGTGAAAAGAAAGCTACAAAATGTGGGGCAAAtgcatccacccagtcagaagatatgggccaaacaaaaaatccgccatcttgaattctgccaccccagtgttgaaaaataCTGATCTAGGTCCATAGCTTGGTGCTACCGTGTCTGTATGAGGCTATGGGACTGTTTACTATCATGCTCCAGAGCtgctgtgtgagaatgtgtgtatgtgtgtatgtgtatgtgtatgtgtatgtgtatgtgtatgtgtatgtgtatgtgtatgtgtatgtgtatgtgtatgtgtatgtgtattttgaatgcGCTGTGAGTgagcttcatagttgtgatattgtgttatatagatactgtatatgtatcgtatcgtattgtattgtattgtatttagggctgggactcgattaattttttaaatcaaattaatttataggctttgaaattaatcaatcgaattaatcacattttaatcgcatttaaatatctgacttgaaaacagtaaaaagtatttttttcacatggattttgtctaatgacaataaataagcttaatctaaagttattgttcctttttaaaagaagagagaattcggtaacactttctaaagcccatatctatagcgcattatgagcgcatttataacaaattataatgcacattataattacttacaacacattacgactacaccgatgtttcatgatgctttatgttaacaataatgactaaccatgaatctagcttataacacTTTAtcaatccaagggtattatgagtgctcatgactggatataaactacaggctgcctgatggggcttacagtatattatgatgcattatagatgtgcattatacagtgcattatagatgcatccatatgaacttcactttatttagagcacacattgacaacttatgatctcgcatgaaacattatagcatcgtatgagcccttatgacagtttatc is part of the Engraulis encrasicolus isolate BLACKSEA-1 chromosome 9, IST_EnEncr_1.0, whole genome shotgun sequence genome and encodes:
- the LOC134455189 gene encoding complement C1q-like protein 2 yields the protein MSKMMKINLYGEVPCGTFTEKTEHVAFGAALGLTDGNHGPFNEDKTVTYPVVFANAGGAYNPQTGVFTAPVKGVYFFTFSGHSLTSKAMGLQLMKNGEPVVMIYNHIDEPGRYIAASNAMNLELEKGDSVYVKLLKNTWMVDNNNNHSTFVGQLLFEDHTQR